The Mastomys coucha isolate ucsf_1 unplaced genomic scaffold, UCSF_Mcou_1 pScaffold11, whole genome shotgun sequence genome includes a window with the following:
- the LOC116082743 gene encoding uncharacterized protein LOC116082743, giving the protein MAFLTRPPFLVGLVAPNRRTSECLASLRGAETLAVEEEKPPGWPAGPEARLGAVLRAGGVGRAGPAPLPPPPPLPPQGPWASAAGDRADGRAVRVPCAPHLRTAPCVTVSAGDSLEGGHSLQPLHTADLRRASQNGGAHESGGGRSPAPFCARREICQHGIPPPRTHPTGKPASGDGVRGDDVGDCPALSWLLRAGASEAARDGKGSRRRRRAAPGTRGGVTAGRDREGRAPGGPRRLQRRGCRVAIPAVADPATRRTCSAAAGAVGTEAARALTFKTSSEQNLGLNCFLHV; this is encoded by the exons ATGGCTTTTTTAACTCGTCCTCCCTTTTTGGTCGGTTTGGTGGCACCGAACCGGAG GACCAGTGAGTGCCTCGCAAGCCTGAGAGGGGCGGAGACCCTGGCCGTGGAGGAGGAGAAGCCGCCCGGCTGGCCGGCCGGGCCCGAGGCGCGGCTCGGCGCGGTGCTGCGCGCGGGTGGCGTGGGCCGGGCTGGGCCAGCGCCCCTTCCCCCGCCGCCGCCGCTACCGCCGCAGGGGCCGTGGGCGAGCGCGGCCGGTGATCGGGCGGACGGGCGGGCTGTGCGGGTTCCCTGCGCGCCGCACTTGCGCACGGCCCCTTGCGTAACCGTCAGCGCCGGGGATTCCCTGGAGGGGGGTCACTCTCTTCAACCATTACACACAGCCGATCTCCGCCGCGCCTCACAAAATGGCGGCGCCCATGAATCCGGCGGCGGCCGCTCCCCGGCCCCATTTTGTGCAAGGCGAGAGATCTGTCAACATGGAATACCTCCGCCGAGGACGCATCCAACTGGGAAGCCCGCGTCCGGGGACGGAGTCCGCGGGGACGATGTCGGCGACTGCCCGGCGCTCTCCTGGCTTCTCCGAGCCGGAGCCTCGGAGGCCGCGCGCGACGGGAAGGGGAGCCGGAGGCGGAGGCGGGCCGCTCCGGGGACTCGCGGCGGGGTGACAGCGGGCCGGGATCGGGAGGGACGAGCACCGGGGGGCCCGCGGAGGCTTCAGCGCCGGGGATGCAGAGTCGCGATACCCGCAGTGGCGGACCCGGCGACCCGGCGGACATGCTCTGCAGCCGCGGGCGCCGTGGGGACGGAGGCGGCTCGAGCCCTGACATTTAAGACGTCGTCGGAGCAGAACCTGGGACT